Proteins found in one Spirosoma rhododendri genomic segment:
- a CDS encoding McrB family protein gives MKPATDGGDLKFEQRYGIFYQIAKRARDNYSASQISKGIPTVRPFQVVFDEFMQPLVDADQEICVKMASGVEFVVYDVSERSISFRKANGSTLHTLSITTLREIYEGTQEIRPNGLRPYYQPLSEQLAKLGQQITQKVALKNYVLIIDEINRANMSRVFGELITLLEDDKRLDEPNELTITLPSGEPFSIPPNLYLIGTMNTADKSLALLDIALRRRFEFIYQKPDSNLLQSPAREILDRLNSAIRANHKSADFLIGHAYFIGKSDLASVFNNRVIPLLMEYFNGNTKTVAKLLGEAGITANPDEITDQLLVSYVE, from the coding sequence TTGAAACCGGCCACGGATGGCGGTGATTTAAAGTTTGAACAGCGTTACGGTATTTTCTACCAGATTGCGAAAAGGGCGCGTGACAATTACAGCGCTAGTCAGATCAGTAAAGGTATTCCCACAGTAAGACCGTTTCAGGTAGTATTCGACGAATTTATGCAACCATTGGTTGACGCCGATCAGGAAATCTGTGTAAAAATGGCGTCGGGAGTAGAGTTTGTTGTATATGATGTTTCCGAGCGTAGTATCAGCTTCCGTAAAGCGAACGGCAGTACACTTCACACGCTAAGTATCACAACGTTACGTGAGATTTATGAAGGCACTCAGGAAATTCGCCCGAACGGCTTACGGCCCTATTATCAGCCTCTTTCTGAACAACTAGCCAAGCTGGGGCAGCAAATTACCCAAAAAGTAGCGCTTAAAAATTACGTTCTGATTATCGACGAAATCAACCGGGCCAATATGTCTCGGGTGTTTGGCGAATTGATTACGCTGCTGGAAGACGATAAACGGCTGGATGAGCCCAACGAACTGACGATCACGCTGCCCTCGGGCGAGCCGTTTTCCATACCGCCCAACCTGTACCTAATCGGCACAATGAATACCGCCGATAAATCACTGGCCTTGCTAGATATTGCCTTGCGTCGCCGGTTTGAGTTTATCTATCAGAAACCCGACAGCAACCTGTTGCAAAGCCCAGCCCGTGAAATATTAGATAGGCTAAATAGCGCCATTCGAGCCAACCATAAATCCGCTGATTTCCTAATCGGACACGCCTATTTTATCGGCAAAAGTGATCTGGCTTCAGTGTTTAACAATCGGGTCATTCCATTACTGATGGAATATTTTAATGGCAATACAAAAACCGTTGCCAAGCTATTAGGTGAAGCTGGCATTACCGCCAACCCAGACGAGATTACGGACCAACTGCTGGTAAGCTATGTGGAGTAG
- a CDS encoding response regulator, producing the protein MNHTTRINPLLIEDVPIMAMNLAGRLEGEGYRIVGSTTNGPKALDAVRCDVVIKDE; encoded by the coding sequence ATGAACCACACCACACGGATCAACCCATTGTTGATCGAAGATGTGCCTATTATGGCCATGAACCTGGCCGGCCGGTTGGAAGGCGAAGGCTACCGCATCGTCGGTAGTACCACCAACGGCCCCAAGGCGCTCGACGCAGTCCGGTGCGACGTCGTCATCAAGGATGAATAA
- a CDS encoding McrC family protein yields MWSSPIVLIEHHLVALPKALRDGVTGLQSYLDGVWASRSVFYAEDVENSASKQQPFLKFERRKGRETIKAGQYVGFIQYGGQTIQILPKVFKQGESDIALRHLLWWLDYSERVNFPFADLLSDSETIDNFPDALIRYFARFAHTLVNEQPYHQYQEVTETMTHLRGRLNIQGYVNNSLSRGNWHQLVCDYEPFQFNNRLNQIIKYVARQLTYLCRLETRRQLEQILFVLDEVDDCPCIAQDCDAVLLNRFFHQYEHCLDMCRFFLRHQYISQQDAQQRHFCFLVPMDRVYEDLIASVIKRTFTNQFTIKPQATDYLASRINSGDSLNGLHDKVFQIKNDLLLTSKKLGQKGEQLIVDMKYKIRQGNDEADKKAGVSQTDMYQMVSYALRRNTRQVLLLYPVRQGAEPTETVTFTVSSAMIGNEPIRIRAAELRITSDSRERMEAQLITDLESAFSFLGTL; encoded by the coding sequence ATGTGGAGTAGTCCGATTGTGCTGATAGAGCATCACCTTGTTGCGCTACCCAAGGCGCTACGGGACGGTGTGACCGGGCTGCAATCCTACCTCGATGGGGTGTGGGCCAGCCGGTCGGTGTTTTACGCAGAGGATGTTGAAAACTCTGCTTCGAAACAACAGCCGTTTCTGAAGTTCGAACGTCGTAAGGGTAGAGAAACCATAAAAGCGGGGCAGTACGTTGGTTTCATCCAGTATGGCGGGCAAACCATTCAGATTCTTCCAAAAGTATTCAAACAAGGCGAGAGCGATATAGCGCTTCGCCATCTACTATGGTGGCTTGACTACAGCGAACGGGTCAACTTCCCCTTCGCAGACCTATTGTCCGATTCAGAAACCATCGACAATTTCCCCGATGCGCTGATCCGTTACTTTGCCCGGTTCGCGCATACGCTGGTTAATGAGCAGCCTTACCATCAGTATCAGGAAGTCACGGAAACGATGACCCATCTGCGGGGGCGGCTAAATATACAGGGCTACGTCAACAACAGCCTAAGCCGGGGCAACTGGCATCAACTAGTTTGCGACTATGAGCCGTTTCAGTTCAATAATCGGCTGAATCAGATCATTAAGTATGTTGCGCGGCAGCTTACATACCTATGTCGGCTCGAAACGCGACGGCAACTGGAGCAGATACTGTTTGTACTGGACGAAGTCGACGACTGCCCATGCATCGCACAGGATTGCGATGCGGTATTGTTGAACCGTTTCTTTCATCAGTACGAGCACTGCCTTGATATGTGCCGGTTCTTTCTGAGGCATCAATACATCAGTCAGCAAGACGCCCAGCAGCGGCACTTCTGCTTTCTGGTTCCGATGGACCGTGTTTATGAGGATCTAATTGCGAGCGTAATTAAACGGACGTTTACTAACCAATTTACAATAAAACCACAGGCTACTGATTACCTCGCCTCACGGATCAATTCAGGCGACTCGCTTAACGGTTTACATGATAAAGTCTTCCAAATCAAAAACGATCTACTTTTAACCAGCAAAAAACTCGGTCAGAAGGGTGAGCAACTCATTGTCGACATGAAATACAAGATTCGGCAGGGCAACGACGAGGCTGATAAGAAGGCGGGCGTTAGCCAAACTGATATGTATCAAATGGTGAGCTACGCCTTACGTCGTAATACTCGACAAGTACTGTTACTTTATCCAGTCAGACAAGGGGCCGAACCGACTGAAACCGTGACTTTCACCGTATCGTCAGCCATGATTGGTAACGAACCAATTCGTATCCGTGCCGCTGAACTACGTATTACCAGCGATTCCAGAGAACGCATGGAAGCTCAACTAATTACTGATCTCGAAAGCGCCTTTTCATTTCTAGGTACCTTGTAA
- a CDS encoding CsgE family curli-type amyloid fiber assembly protein, whose amino-acid sequence MITLRSLSLICLVLLQSVCQAQDPDLDGKLIEGTMNEAVVAEEGTETLLLDQTRSKIGRDFYDAFFRHYAELPKAPGLPAPTDSTRRIEPNLELDLTAFVVTIEELPAFGVGTTVIVVSLNDQVIWQNYVQARAETLEAYAFDASELLNQYVINYQDVQNQLESADQRGSGIF is encoded by the coding sequence ATGATTACCCTACGTAGCCTATCGCTTATTTGTCTGGTGCTACTGCAGTCGGTCTGCCAGGCACAGGATCCTGATCTGGACGGTAAACTCATTGAGGGGACCATGAATGAAGCGGTGGTCGCCGAAGAGGGTACGGAAACGCTGCTGCTTGATCAGACGCGCAGCAAAATCGGCCGCGACTTCTACGACGCGTTTTTCCGGCATTACGCCGAACTACCCAAGGCACCCGGCCTGCCCGCGCCGACTGACTCGACCCGCCGGATCGAACCGAACCTCGAACTCGATCTGACGGCCTTCGTCGTCACAATCGAGGAGCTACCCGCCTTCGGCGTCGGCACGACGGTAATCGTGGTGTCGCTCAACGATCAGGTGATCTGGCAGAACTACGTGCAGGCGCGAGCCGAGACGCTGGAGGCATACGCCTTTGATGCGTCCGAACTGCTCAATCAGTACGTCATTAACTATCAGGACGTGCAGAATCAGCTCGAAAGCGCCGATCAGCGCGGATCAGGTATTTTTTGA
- a CDS encoding curli production assembly/transport component CsgF, translating into MNKRLLVLLCLMLFGTVAAHAQSFVYHPNNPNFGGNTFNYSWMLSSATAQDRTTDPSARRNTGTSTQTSTLDSYAQSLQNQLLSRITSNLISKQFGESTLKPGTYTFGEFQVEITNGTNGVVVRIVDGKGGETSITVPYF; encoded by the coding sequence ATGAACAAACGACTACTCGTTCTATTGTGTCTGATGCTGTTCGGCACGGTAGCCGCCCACGCGCAAAGCTTTGTGTACCATCCAAACAACCCCAACTTCGGGGGCAATACCTTCAATTATTCGTGGATGCTGAGTTCGGCCACCGCGCAGGACCGCACGACCGACCCGTCGGCCAGGCGAAACACGGGCACATCGACGCAGACCAGCACACTCGACAGCTACGCCCAAAGCCTGCAAAACCAGTTGCTGAGCCGGATCACCAGCAACCTCATTAGCAAGCAGTTCGGCGAATCGACGCTCAAGCCCGGCACCTATACCTTCGGTGAATTTCAGGTCGAGATCACCAATGGAACCAACGGCGTGGTAGTCCGCATCGTCGACGGGAAGGGGGGCGAAACCTCCATCACCGTGCCTTATTTCTGA
- a CDS encoding beta strand repeat-containing protein, with product MKKSILTGVALMVFAAVSYAQSNQATLNQVGNQQTGNVTQAGGSLQSNIQQTSASGVTNTGNYANTSQAPNYYSSSNQANVNQLGNKSGFANIGQEGSGNASTINQTNNTGGNGNQSTAVNAPGAVANANNVPNQAGINAVTGNGGNYANTYQRGFNEAVTVNQNTGSAGNYTDSRQDGGGGQTVTVNQNNTSSGNKTTANQFGQSNNLSVSQSNNSSGNTAAVRQGFSAAVGGPNTSGVLATVEQHGVVGGAASSGNQSTINQVATGGGTTALSQQNAGPLGVSSGNIAEINQRNGSHQATVQQNNSSTGNTGTVSQQGSGNGATIAQSTNSAANQSAVVQTGTNGQAFTNQAGTSGFTSAENRISVDQAGDRQTATINQNAGANGPSTGNRSTSTQRGALNTMTVNQTDRSIGNQSTVAQYGAGTTANTVLVNQSGTSARPTVNNKATISQGTAASAWNNNSSTTSQLGAFNEVTVAQIGGNSNAVSSEQTGDRNLSTHNQNGASNSIVEFTYGTNNRLDVVQTGTANGARIQMLPNGAVGGNDNNSSRIAQSGAANYAELNLRAANSSQPGSPNFLIDQTGRSNFAKLEVRGSSGSGSGTPGLNNSVQIVQSASSAGGTLGQTANGLVWGDQNAVTINQSGVDDNTIGGTSTGQYGFEIKGNNNTVGLTQNGNKNSINIGITGGVAGSGNQVAINQTNSNNQVGTGFGGGTTVTNTSARGLYITGNGNSVNISQDGGDEVKVLQSGDDKLMVKQQNGMSSVAQSNRVLIDQGAGSQDAVITQNGAGNFVYGLGGAGTFAVQGGGSANQAVVTQSASNGFTNELRLSQISTEAMNMATVNQNATGVSNLAEVKQNGSGNRATINQTGN from the coding sequence GTGAAGAAAAGTATCCTCACCGGCGTTGCGCTTATGGTTTTTGCCGCAGTAAGCTACGCTCAATCGAATCAGGCTACGCTCAATCAGGTGGGTAATCAGCAGACAGGAAACGTTACGCAGGCCGGTGGTTCGTTACAATCGAATATCCAGCAGACGAGCGCTTCCGGGGTTACCAATACTGGAAATTACGCTAATACGTCGCAGGCACCTAACTACTACTCGTCGTCTAATCAGGCTAACGTCAATCAGTTGGGTAACAAATCTGGCTTTGCCAACATAGGTCAGGAAGGATCCGGTAACGCGTCTACCATCAATCAGACTAACAACACGGGGGGAAATGGCAACCAGAGTACAGCGGTCAATGCACCAGGGGCTGTAGCCAACGCTAACAACGTTCCCAATCAGGCGGGTATCAACGCCGTAACGGGCAACGGAGGTAATTACGCCAATACGTATCAGCGGGGGTTCAATGAGGCTGTAACCGTTAATCAGAACACCGGTTCAGCGGGCAACTACACCGATTCCCGGCAGGACGGGGGCGGAGGCCAAACGGTGACCGTGAACCAGAACAACACCAGTTCCGGCAACAAAACAACCGCCAACCAGTTTGGCCAGTCCAACAACCTGTCGGTTAGCCAGTCCAATAATTCATCGGGCAATACGGCCGCTGTTCGTCAGGGGTTTTCGGCTGCCGTGGGTGGCCCGAATACAAGCGGGGTGCTGGCTACTGTCGAGCAGCATGGTGTTGTTGGCGGAGCCGCCAGTAGTGGCAACCAGTCGACAATCAACCAGGTTGCAACGGGTGGCGGTACAACGGCGCTCAGCCAGCAGAATGCTGGTCCATTGGGCGTATCGTCAGGAAACATAGCGGAGATCAATCAGCGCAATGGTAGTCATCAGGCTACCGTTCAGCAGAACAACAGCAGTACAGGCAACACGGGTACCGTGTCGCAGCAGGGTTCGGGTAACGGCGCTACCATTGCTCAGTCGACGAACAGTGCTGCCAACCAGTCAGCTGTCGTACAAACCGGTACCAACGGACAGGCCTTTACCAATCAGGCAGGTACGTCGGGCTTTACCAGTGCGGAAAACAGAATTTCGGTTGACCAGGCGGGTGATCGGCAAACCGCAACGATCAATCAGAATGCAGGCGCTAACGGACCCAGCACCGGCAACCGTAGTACCAGCACGCAACGGGGAGCCCTAAATACCATGACCGTTAACCAGACCGATCGGAGTATAGGAAACCAGTCGACGGTAGCGCAGTACGGAGCAGGTACCACTGCCAACACGGTTCTGGTTAACCAGTCGGGTACGTCGGCCCGTCCCACGGTGAACAACAAAGCAACTATTTCGCAGGGAACAGCGGCATCGGCTTGGAATAACAACTCGTCGACGACGTCTCAACTGGGTGCCTTCAACGAAGTTACTGTGGCCCAGATCGGTGGCAACAGTAACGCGGTCTCCTCCGAACAGACAGGTGACCGGAACCTATCGACGCATAACCAGAACGGGGCGTCGAACTCGATTGTCGAGTTCACGTACGGTACTAATAACCGGCTTGACGTCGTGCAGACGGGAACGGCTAACGGAGCCCGGATTCAGATGCTGCCAAACGGCGCGGTGGGTGGTAACGATAACAATAGCAGCCGGATTGCTCAATCGGGCGCGGCCAACTACGCGGAACTAAATCTGCGAGCAGCCAATTCGTCGCAGCCAGGCTCGCCTAACTTCCTAATCGATCAGACAGGGCGGAGTAATTTCGCCAAACTGGAGGTTCGCGGCAGTTCAGGTTCCGGTTCGGGTACTCCTGGTCTGAACAACTCGGTTCAGATCGTTCAATCGGCATCGTCGGCAGGCGGTACCCTGGGCCAAACAGCCAATGGCTTAGTCTGGGGCGATCAGAACGCAGTAACCATCAATCAGTCGGGCGTTGACGATAATACCATTGGTGGTACATCGACCGGGCAATATGGTTTCGAGATTAAAGGCAATAACAACACGGTTGGTTTAACGCAAAATGGTAACAAAAACAGCATCAACATAGGTATTACCGGTGGTGTTGCGGGCAGTGGAAACCAGGTAGCCATCAACCAAACTAACAGTAACAACCAGGTAGGCACAGGATTTGGTGGTGGCACTACGGTTACGAATACGTCTGCCCGGGGGTTGTACATTACTGGAAATGGTAACTCCGTAAACATCAGTCAGGATGGTGGTGACGAAGTCAAAGTACTCCAGAGTGGCGATGACAAACTGATGGTCAAACAGCAGAATGGTATGTCGAGTGTTGCTCAGTCGAACCGGGTGCTTATTGACCAGGGGGCAGGTAGTCAGGACGCTGTCATTACGCAGAACGGCGCAGGTAACTTTGTGTATGGACTGGGTGGTGCGGGCACGTTTGCCGTACAGGGCGGTGGATCGGCCAACCAAGCGGTTGTAACCCAGAGTGCATCGAACGGTTTTACGAACGAACTGCGCCTTAGCCAGATCAGCACAGAGGCTATGAATATGGCGACGGTTAATCAAAATGCAACGGGAGTCAGTAACCTGGCCGAGGTCAAACAGAATGGCTCGGGCAATAGGGCGACAATCAATCAAACAGGTAACTAG
- a CDS encoding CsgG/HfaB family protein, which yields MATSWLPRLLVLTTCVSLLSNCTAFFYQPTGPRRARLGEETPTTTTLRSLPPAKEKIVAAVYKFRDLTGQYKQTETGAGFSTAVTQGTTNILLKALEESNWFVPIERENVSNLLNERKIVRSSVAQFKEGENLPPLLFAGIILEGGVVSYDANIITGGGGLQYFSAGGSTQYRQDRVTVYLRAVATKTGKILKTIYTSKTILSQTVSASLFRYVTFKRLLETETGLTTTEPGQMAVTEAIEKAVEGLIIEGVRDGLWAAEDKQAGPMKKVLDAYDTDKTRMQETDVYGIRPEIDAPLVTLQPYAGVMRYYGDYARHTMTGAYGASLDVYLTSKFGIQANAATGTLASEGAFSTRISSLEGNLIFRPTPFQRWTSLLFIGAGMVSRAGSGPLNLQGDRYLQAQGGVGIQYSTSGLFGFRSTIAYNQPFTDALDGIVAGNRNDYYLRGTLGLTLNIGSIYRPKRTPVNTRN from the coding sequence ATGGCAACTTCATGGCTGCCCCGTTTGCTGGTGCTGACAACCTGCGTGAGCCTGCTGAGCAACTGCACCGCTTTTTTTTACCAGCCCACCGGTCCTCGCCGGGCGCGGCTGGGTGAAGAAACCCCGACAACCACAACGCTCCGGTCACTACCCCCGGCTAAAGAAAAGATCGTGGCCGCCGTCTACAAATTCCGCGACCTGACGGGGCAGTACAAACAGACCGAAACGGGCGCGGGCTTCTCTACCGCCGTCACCCAGGGAACGACCAACATCCTGCTCAAAGCCCTCGAAGAAAGCAACTGGTTTGTGCCCATCGAGCGCGAAAACGTGAGCAACCTGCTCAACGAACGCAAGATTGTCCGCTCCAGCGTGGCCCAGTTCAAGGAAGGCGAAAACCTGCCCCCGCTGCTGTTTGCCGGGATCATTCTGGAAGGCGGGGTCGTCTCCTACGATGCCAACATCATCACCGGTGGCGGTGGCCTGCAATATTTCTCGGCCGGTGGGTCCACCCAATACCGGCAGGACCGCGTCACGGTCTACCTGCGGGCGGTCGCCACTAAAACGGGTAAGATTCTCAAGACCATTTACACCTCCAAAACCATCCTGTCGCAGACGGTCAGCGCCAGTCTGTTCCGCTACGTGACGTTCAAGCGACTGCTGGAAACCGAAACCGGCCTGACCACCACCGAGCCGGGACAGATGGCCGTCACCGAAGCCATCGAAAAGGCGGTCGAAGGCCTGATTATCGAGGGTGTGCGCGACGGGCTGTGGGCCGCCGAAGACAAACAGGCCGGACCGATGAAGAAAGTGCTCGACGCCTACGACACCGACAAAACGCGTATGCAGGAAACCGACGTCTACGGCATACGCCCCGAAATCGACGCGCCCCTCGTTACGCTGCAACCCTACGCCGGGGTGATGCGCTACTACGGCGATTACGCCCGCCACACCATGACCGGAGCCTATGGCGCATCGCTGGACGTGTATTTAACCTCGAAGTTTGGTATTCAGGCCAATGCCGCCACCGGAACGCTGGCCAGCGAAGGCGCTTTCTCAACCCGCATAAGCTCGCTGGAGGGCAACCTGATCTTCCGGCCAACGCCCTTTCAGCGCTGGACCTCGCTGCTCTTCATCGGGGCGGGCATGGTGTCGCGGGCGGGCAGCGGGCCACTCAACCTACAGGGCGACCGCTACCTGCAAGCGCAGGGGGGCGTGGGGATTCAGTATTCGACCAGCGGGCTGTTTGGCTTTCGCTCGACGATTGCTTACAATCAGCCGTTTACCGACGCGCTCGACGGCATCGTGGCCGGCAACCGCAACGACTATTACCTGCGCGGTACGCTGGGCCTGACGCTGAACATCGGCAGTATCTACCGGCCGAAGCGCACCCCCGTCAACACCCGTAACTAA
- a CDS encoding recombinase family protein — translation MEPASAMLFGYARVSTQDQNLDLQLDDLTKAGCQRVFQEKVSSAKARPQLQKMLDILREGDTVIVWKLDRLGRSLKELFTLVDDFQRKGIGFRSLNDAIDTTTAQGRLVFNLFASLAEFERDMIRERTKTGLAAARARGRVGGRPKGLSVQAQAKARAVKTMHGLKNHTILDICQLFHLSRATVYRYLAWREETITTG, via the coding sequence ATGGAGCCCGCTAGTGCTATGTTATTTGGCTATGCCCGCGTATCAACTCAAGATCAAAACCTTGATCTCCAACTGGACGACCTAACGAAGGCTGGCTGTCAGCGAGTGTTTCAGGAAAAGGTGTCTTCGGCCAAAGCCCGCCCACAACTCCAGAAAATGCTGGACATTCTCCGAGAAGGCGACACAGTCATCGTCTGGAAATTAGACCGCTTGGGTAGATCGTTGAAAGAGCTTTTCACCCTAGTCGATGACTTTCAGCGTAAAGGCATCGGTTTTCGTAGTCTCAACGACGCGATCGACACAACTACCGCACAGGGCCGGCTAGTTTTCAATCTGTTTGCCTCGCTGGCAGAGTTCGAACGCGACATGATCCGAGAGCGAACCAAAACAGGCTTAGCAGCCGCTCGGGCCAGAGGCCGGGTGGGTGGCCGTCCCAAGGGCCTTTCCGTGCAGGCTCAAGCCAAGGCGCGAGCTGTCAAAACAATGCATGGCCTGAAGAACCACACGATTTTAGATATTTGCCAACTCTTTCATCTGAGCCGAGCAACGGTCTATCGTTATTTAGCTTGGCGAGAAGAAACGATAACTACTGGTTGA